Proteins encoded in a region of the Niveispirillum cyanobacteriorum genome:
- the bchC gene encoding chlorophyll synthesis pathway protein BchC has product MYASAIVFEKPGEVAVRRLALHVPGPADVVVETVASGVSTGTEKMLFQGTMPRFPGMAYPLVPGYETVGRVVQAGPLSGHQVGEIVFVPGASCYADAAGLFGANASQLIVPGARVFTIGPDLEENGVLLALAATAHHAVMRARGPVDLVIGHGVLGRLIARIVMALGFAAPVVWEKASVRRPGATGYTVTDPGDDGDVRYGTAVDASGDAAAIDGIITRLRKPAELVLAGFYGERVGYAFAPAFMRELTLSIAAEFRPDDVSAVIALVETGRLSLDGLLTHQAAPAQASSAYSTAFNDLGCLKMVIDWRKAA; this is encoded by the coding sequence ATGTACGCGTCGGCCATCGTGTTCGAGAAACCGGGAGAGGTCGCCGTTCGGCGGCTGGCTCTCCACGTTCCCGGCCCCGCCGACGTCGTGGTCGAGACGGTTGCCAGCGGCGTTTCCACAGGAACGGAGAAGATGCTGTTCCAGGGGACCATGCCGCGTTTTCCCGGCATGGCCTATCCCTTGGTCCCTGGGTACGAAACGGTCGGTCGCGTGGTTCAGGCCGGACCTTTGTCAGGACATCAGGTTGGCGAGATAGTGTTTGTACCGGGCGCCAGTTGCTATGCCGATGCGGCGGGCTTGTTCGGGGCCAACGCGTCACAACTGATCGTGCCGGGCGCACGGGTATTCACGATTGGCCCCGACCTGGAAGAGAATGGGGTGCTGCTGGCCCTGGCGGCAACGGCGCACCACGCGGTGATGCGGGCGCGGGGGCCGGTCGATCTGGTCATCGGCCATGGCGTGCTGGGACGGTTGATCGCCCGCATTGTGATGGCGCTTGGTTTTGCGGCACCCGTGGTTTGGGAAAAGGCGTCTGTGCGCCGTCCCGGTGCCACCGGTTACACGGTGACTGATCCCGGTGATGACGGCGACGTCCGCTACGGCACCGCCGTCGATGCCAGCGGCGATGCCGCCGCTATCGACGGGATCATCACACGCCTGCGCAAGCCGGCGGAGCTGGTTCTGGCCGGATTTTACGGAGAACGCGTTGGCTATGCCTTCGCCCCGGCCTTCATGCGGGAACTGACACTGTCCATCGCGGCGGAATTCCGTCCCGACGATGTTTCCGCCGTCATCGCGCTGGTGGAAACCGGGCGCCTGTCCCTCGACGGTTTGCTGACTCACCAGGCCGCACCGGCCCAGGCGTCATCCGCCTACTCAACCGCGTTCAACGACCTCGGCTGCCTGAAAATGGTGATCGACTGGAGGAAAGCCGCATGA
- a CDS encoding methyltransferase, which produces MSAQSAKSQIIPPVLTDSLPLALRLRLWRNRLVASPRFRQLIARLPLLRSIGNRKANDLFRLTGGFIFSQVLLAGVRLGLYETLQGAPATTGVLAAHLGIPEGRLRVLLRANVCLGLLLEPAPDLWVLDDAGAVLASDRGLGAMVLHHAMLYRDLTEPDHLLRTAGAQTELRQYWAYVRDMGTGGPQAAEVDGYSLLMRESQAMMADCILAAHDFGQTRILLDVGGGDGAFLAAAADRHASLQLRLFDLPAVADRAVCHLESLGLGARTRVHGGDFVRDPLPDDADCVTLVRILCDHDDSRVAALLANLHRSLRPGTTLIVAEAMDGTSEGARLSAAYFGFYFLAMGSGRCRSAQEIAGFLSSTGFQAVRTVTTSNPLIATLVTARR; this is translated from the coding sequence ATGTCGGCACAGTCCGCCAAAAGCCAGATTATCCCGCCGGTGCTGACCGACAGCCTGCCGCTTGCCCTGCGGCTGCGGCTCTGGCGCAACCGGCTTGTGGCATCGCCCCGGTTCCGCCAGCTGATTGCCCGGCTGCCGCTGTTGCGCAGTATCGGCAACCGCAAGGCTAACGACCTGTTCCGCCTGACCGGTGGCTTCATCTTCTCCCAGGTGCTGCTGGCCGGTGTCCGGCTAGGGCTTTATGAGACCTTGCAGGGCGCACCGGCAACAACCGGGGTTCTGGCCGCGCATCTGGGCATCCCGGAGGGGCGCCTGCGCGTGCTGCTGCGGGCCAACGTTTGCCTGGGCCTTCTGCTTGAACCGGCACCCGACCTCTGGGTGCTGGATGATGCCGGGGCCGTGCTGGCCAGTGACCGGGGACTCGGTGCCATGGTGCTGCACCACGCCATGCTGTATCGCGACCTGACCGAACCCGACCACCTGCTGCGCACTGCCGGCGCACAGACGGAACTACGCCAATACTGGGCTTATGTCCGGGATATGGGGACCGGGGGGCCACAGGCGGCAGAGGTCGATGGCTATTCCCTGCTGATGCGGGAAAGCCAGGCCATGATGGCCGACTGCATCCTGGCGGCCCATGATTTCGGACAGACGCGCATCCTGCTTGATGTCGGGGGTGGCGACGGCGCGTTCCTGGCAGCCGCAGCCGACCGCCATGCCAGCCTGCAACTGCGGCTGTTCGACCTTCCCGCTGTCGCCGACCGTGCCGTCTGCCACCTGGAATCACTGGGGCTGGGAGCGCGTACACGGGTTCATGGCGGGGATTTCGTTCGCGACCCGCTGCCCGATGATGCCGATTGCGTCACCCTGGTCCGAATTCTCTGCGATCATGATGATTCGCGGGTGGCGGCCCTTCTCGCCAATCTCCACCGGTCGTTGCGCCCCGGAACAACGCTGATCGTCGCTGAAGCCATGGATGGAACATCCGAAGGCGCGCGGCTCAGCGCCGCCTATTTCGGCTTCTATTTCCTGGCAATGGGGTCCGGGCGCTGCCGTAGCGCGCAGGAAATCGCCGGCTTCCTGTCATCCACCGGCTTTCAGGCGGTTCGCACGGTGACCACGTCGAACCCACTTATCGCCACTTTGGTCACCGCGCGCCGATAG